From Selenomonadales bacterium, the proteins below share one genomic window:
- a CDS encoding DUF441 domain-containing protein, with the protein MNWEYAPLLIVLMFAVLGNNPSVSIAVTALLLLKLVGGDALFPYIEAHGLHIGITMITMGVLVPIATGRIGMKDIVALVGSVEGVVAMLVGIFVAYAAAQGLPLMQDTPQIVTALIVGTIIGVCFFHGLAVGPLIAAGLVAVLFQLGKLFS; encoded by the coding sequence ATGAATTGGGAATATGCACCGCTCTTAATTGTTTTAATGTTTGCAGTATTGGGAAATAATCCGAGTGTTTCGATCGCGGTAACGGCACTTTTACTGTTGAAGTTGGTCGGAGGAGATGCATTGTTTCCTTATATTGAAGCGCACGGACTTCATATCGGTATCACGATGATCACGATGGGAGTGCTTGTCCCGATCGCGACAGGTCGTATCGGAATGAAGGATATTGTTGCTCTTGTCGGCTCGGTAGAAGGCGTTGTTGCAATGCTCGTTGGGATATTCGTTGCGTATGCGGCGGCACAAGGTCTTCCTCTTATGCAGGATACGCCGCAGATCGTGACGGCACTTATTGTCGGTACGATCATTGGTGTGTGTTTCTTCCACGGACTTGCAGTCGGTCCGCTTATTGCCGCAGGACTTGTGGCAGTTCTTTTTCAATTGGGTAAGTTGTTCTCATAA
- a CDS encoding twin-arginine translocase TatA/TatE family subunit, with the protein MFHFSMPELILILVIALVVFGPGKLPELGKSLGKSLQEFKRAANKEAEPIKQDYIDVKAEVKETIDSVNKESEGK; encoded by the coding sequence ATGTTTCATTTTAGCATGCCTGAATTGATTTTGATCTTGGTTATTGCGCTTGTTGTATTCGGTCCGGGCAAACTTCCTGAACTTGGCAAGTCGCTCGGTAAGAGCCTGCAGGAGTTCAAACGTGCGGCGAATAAGGAAGCAGAGCCTATTAAACAAGATTATATAGATGTTAAAGCAGAAGTAAAAGAAACGATCGATTCGGTGAATAAGGAAAGCGAGGGAAAGTAG